The stretch of DNA ctgaatacaaaaaaataaaaatgaaaactaaacacTAAGAATAAAAAACTAAAAGCTACGTCAAATGGCCTCTAATGAACTTGAACAATGGAGAAACACCTGAGAAgccaaaaatttttaattaagtagGTCAAAAATTAAGTATTGGAATGTAAAATCAGTAAAGTCTGAATTGTTAGTGACATTATTATGAGACTTAGAGGTCAAGTTATCCCAAGGAAAGATCAATTTTGAAATCTTGGACGAGttgttgaaaaaggaaaaaaatatatagagagagaatgtTACTCATAGAATCAAGACAGAATGATTAACATGGAGAAGTGCATCAagcattttatgcaattgtgAAGTCCCTTTATTTTGCATAaggttgaaaaataaaataaaataaaagggaaaaacctACACAGGCATACATGTCATATATGTTGGttcaagtttaataaaaatgtttccATGTTAACAAAGCAACTGTTACTCATGATAAGGCCAGTATAATTAAGAATCATAAATTATTCCACCTAGAATTGCTGCTGAAGTCTTaactgaaaaaataaaacaagcatataattttttagaatcttgCCCCTGTCCACATAAGGAACAAAACTTATCTGTAGAGGCCTTCTCCAAAACAtagtgtcatgaccctatgagcaataaaagggtattattgtaatagggtagaatagtttgttagggatatttaacaagtggttagaagcacatgagagcatgtgctaggcagttagaaggcaaatatgcctatataaggttgTGTAATAGCTTTGTTTCctcataaaagaaattaatgaattgaaatctgaattctctcccctttcttgatcttcatctgcttcttttctgttcttctaattcCCCCAAACAATTCTTCTACTTCtctcctcatttctctctacatccttccccccatttctgtccaaatatccctCTAAACTTTCTGTTCTTAATCCTAAGCCTTTCGGATCCCTCTGAATGCCAATTTCAgcctgttatgaaccctaggttcatgacacatAGCTTGATAATATTCATGGTGGTCAAAGGCTTAAGGCACCAGAGTGGTTGGAGCCTAGGCAAGAAGCACAAGGCAATGGCATGAGCCTTTTGTATGTGAGGCAcacatttaaaaatatgtataaaaatatttacaaatcaTTATTCCAATATATACCTATAAAGAGGTAAACGCAAacttataaactaaaaaataacaaataaccaacactatttaacaaaataatgagGAGTTTTATTGTttaatcaaatttcttttaatttttttctggTTATTACTGGTTAGATTTTAACAagttcacaaaaaaaaaacaacaacaaaattacACAGGCATAAAAGGCAGTTCGACTGAGAGCATCTCACTCTACAAGGCGTGTGCCTAAGCGCTAAGGTGTGCCTCAGCTTGAGCCTAGGCATGCCTTTGACAACTTTTCCcttcttgatttttgttttcccaATATTTACCTAACAAATTATTACAAGAACAACCATATTTTGCTATAACAGCAAATAACCAATGCAAAACAAAACAACATACATTATATATCATgcatttttaaggaaaaatagtacAGCTGAGTATTATGCAGACTATACAAAATTAAACCAGcatttacaggaaaaaaaaaattaaaccagcATGGAAAATGTATTGAAAAGCATACCCTTCATTGTCTTGTGCACGGGACCTGAAGCGGGGTTCACGATTCGCTACTTGAGGACTGCCCCTTGGACGAAGCATCCGCTTACGTTGCTGAACTCCATAATTGAATacttccctttccttttctgCACCACCTTCAGTGTCTACACATCCATCCTCTGATTCTTTATCATAGCACCTAGGGCGCTTTTCAGGTCTCTCTCCATCTACATCAgcatctctttcttttctcctttctctACCCTCCCTGTCAAGGCTTCTCCAACCATCATGGTCTTTCTGCTTCTTCTGCTCCAATATTGTGTTTTCCTGCTCCATTGTCCTCCCAGAGATATCCATTGTTTCTTTCTCATTGAGAAAATTTTCTTTCTCAGCTGCATTCCATGTTTCTCTCTTAACAtgatctttttctctctctcttggtttTTCCTTATCTTTAGAGAGATCCTTTCTCTCCCCCCACCGATCAGCTTCTCTTTCTTCCCTTGTTGCTTCTTTGTTATCGCCACTACCACTTCCTAGTTGCAAGTTGCTCCGTCGTTCATTTCTGTCTTTGTTATCCCTTTCTCCCCAATCCCTATATTTCAACaagtcttttcttttcctttctttttctttgaatctATCCTCAGCTTTCAAATCAACTTTATTTTCCCCAACAGCCTCATGCGTCTCAAGGTAATCCCTCTCTTCGGTAGTTGAGCCCTCCTTCCCGACCTCCTTCTCAATCGGGGCATGCAAATTAGCACGCGAAGCATGCCAAGGATCAGCATTTCCACCCAGGGTATCAGGATACCTCTTTCCCACCCTGTGATGCTCTCTCTGATCTTTCCAGTTGAAGTGACTTTTTTCTGCTCCGTAACCTTCCTTATCCATCTTGGAGTTATCACCCTTATACTCGGGATGATAAGAGTCCCTATCCCTGTCCCTATCATATTTGGGCTCTTTATTATCATCTGCCCTGCTCTCTTTACCGCTTGGAATCTGATACAGTTCCCTGGTGTCACGGCTCTCACCCTTGAAATCCCTAGTGTTGTCCTTGGAATCCCTAGGCTCCAACCTGTTTTCTGAAGCGAGAGAAGGCGGATGATCAGAATAGTAAGATTCATTGGAGGGTCTATGAtggtggtgatgatgatgaggagaaGGAGGAGGTGGCGGAGGGTACATGGGAAGCAATGGAGACCATCTGTGACCATGGGTATGAGCATGAGTATCACTAGAGGAGGACTCGTTGCGGGGGACCTTTGGGGGTATCCGTGCATCCTGTTGTTGGCCAACCATGTGATCGAAGGGCTGAGTATGTGTATGGCTGTGGCTATGGCTGTGTTGGTGGTGTTGCTGATACTCATTGCCTCCTGGAGGCCCCAACGGAGGGGCCAGCTTGGGCCCAACATTACTAGAGTGGTGGTACGCAGAAGCAGCAGGATCATCAATTTGGtattttgaagaagaagaaccccctcctcctcctccaactCCTCCTGATgtgttattattgttattgctGTTATTGTGATTAtgaccaccaccaccaccaccaccaccaactCCTCCTCCGCCACCGCCCACCTCCTCGTGTAACCTTTTATTTGGAGGAGTAGTACCACTCATTTTCGATGCTTTTGGTGTCGATATAGACCACCCAACTGATACAGCCATGGCAAATGAAAATcagagggtttttttttttttcccttgttgGTCCTGTATTTCTAATAAATCATCGTAATTTGATAAAAGCAAATCAAAAGAGAAGAGAGCAATTCAATTACCAACCTAGGTTGCACGGAAAAGGAAACGGGaaacacaatcaaattatcACGATGAAAGCAAAATCATTAGCTTGCGGACAGGAATCAGACCCTTTCAAGTCAAAACGAAGCAATACGAGAATCACAAGAAATAAGACCAAGAAacagataaaagaagaaaaacaaaagaaatcataCCCCTTCAAGATGAATCGACGGCGGCACCGAGCAACCgcagtttgtgtttgtgaatcgatgGCCGCAAGGGGTAGCGACGATTAGTGTTGCACGGAAATGGCGGCACCGAACACGGGAACGTCGATtcgtgtttgtgaatcgacggCGGCTCAGCccagtttgtgtttgtgaatcgacggCGGCAGCGAGCAATCGGAATTGTGACTCGACGGCGGCACCGAGCACCGAGCAACCGGGCGGCAAGGGGGAACGACGATAAGGGGACGGTCAGAGAAACAAGAGAGTAGCCGTACGCTGTGACGAAGGTAAACCTGAGAGACATAAGGGTTCGCAGAGGGTAACCGTCGAATATATTGTGCCAGTTAGAGACGGAATGTTTGCCGTCTCTAATCTCCTCGTGACAATTTCTCCTCATATTACAAAACAATTTCAAAACGTtttaaaaattgcataaataaCCCAAAAACGTGGTTtggtattttctctctctctctgtatctctctctatatatacacacatatataagtATACTTTGACTCTCAAggtttctaaataaataattcaaccTATATCTTTTAAGAATTACATCAAGACCCgtaatatctcaaaaaatgccACAAACACCACAAATTTCAGATTCAATGACATCATAGCTAGGGTCTTACCTTACCGTATTTCATTTCCTtaaaccctcaattaattacaGTACAGTCTCTTCATTACTAAAAATTGTGCAAATACCTCAATGcattaaatctcaaattctttccatttcttgaaaatttccCACTTCCAACCCTGCATCATCAATCGAGGGACTTGATTGAAGCTAAATTCACTAAGAAACCGAAAAGAACTTAAGCaaaactagaaataaaaatttattgtataaCTACCATATTTTCTCATGTCAATTTgtccaattaattattaaactttatCTCAACCTAATTGCTAATAATTCACTCGAAATAGTCAATACAAGGGAAAATCAAGTACTAGGGTCTTAATTGGGcaaattgaagattaaaatcGGATAAAAACTCGTTAGAAttcaattcttttattttttaattaattattacttcttatattttttgactgTTGGTCTAATATTTTCCCTTTTCAACTGCTCTTTTTGGCTCTCAAATAACTCCactacttcttcttttttcttcttttaatttcttctttgttttagTTTTCCTCCTTATTTTTGGCAAAACCCAATATCTTTGTATAGTATATACACTTTGTTTAATTGCACATTtgtttcataatttcctcttaATTCACTTAACTTTAAATAACCCACATATGCccattttaaattatcatgtCTTACTTCAATTAatctctaattttattaagctcccacaagtttccaaaattttgtAAATGCCATTTTATAAATCATTGTTTCTCATTTTAGCCTTAAACTTTTATGCTTTAATTTCTTAATGACCTCAATATTTCTTAAGAGATTTCAAAGTCTTACTTAGCTAACCCGTTGTCCCATTAACTCGTTTCACTTTAACtactttatttttcattaaaatagaaaaaaaaaaaaaactacataaTGTGGaatattttggttaaatttatcttatgcaATCTTTCGCTTTATTTTTACACTAAGGTTATTATTGGGGTTAGTAGTTTTGGTAacaatgttttattttttcttcagcATATTTCTCATTgtttatgtttaaaataatattttctagaACGTAACAAGTTTTCGCGAGACCATGCTAGATCTTGAGCATTACATGCAAAGGTGTTTTGAGAATAATGAAAGGTAAATCCAAGTGCTAGAGGCTAAGCTGCTCGAGCCACTTCTAGTTGTCCTCATTAGTTAGGTTCACAAGTTAAAGGCTCAGGTTAGGGATTTGGATAAGCAACTAAATAGCTCACAAAGTCTCAACTTACAATTGCGAAAGAAAGTTCAGGATTGGATAAGCAATTTGATAATTCTCAAACATACATGTTAAGTTTAATGACTAAACTTTTTGAGCTTGAAAGCTTACACTGCTAGTCATTTCGGAGCATAAAATAGGCAAATGAGACAGCGATGATAATCAAGGAAGGGCTTGGCATGTTGACTTCAACATATAATTAGTTTTGGGTAGTTTAGGAAAAGGTTAAGAATAAGTACTTGGGgctatgaaaaatattgtaaGTTGGGAATCGATATACTTAAGgtcaaaagcaaaaaaaaaccaaaaatcaagCTAATGCAATAGTAAATAAGGCTTTGGCCTGCAACACTACAACCTGGTAGAGTGTTAATACTTTGATCATTCTAATAAATAACTTTGAACAAAAAGCAATTGGTGTTctatacactacaagaaataagatttttagtggAGGCCAGGGTTGTCACTAAAAGCCTAAAAAGTCGTCATTAAAAGTATTAGTGATGGCCAAACAGACCCTCACAAGTCGACACTAATGCCCTCGTCACTAATATAATTAGTGACGGGCATATGTGGTCGTCAATAAAGAAGATTTTTTTGTGTTGATTTCCCATTGTCACTAAGGTATCCATATTAGTGACTATTGAAGGTGATTGTCACTAAAAAT from Diospyros lotus cultivar Yz01 chromosome 6, ASM1463336v1, whole genome shotgun sequence encodes:
- the LOC127803079 gene encoding uncharacterized protein LOC127803079; its protein translation is MAVSVGWSISTPKASKMSGTTPPNKRLHEEVGGGGGGVGGGGGGGGHNHNNSNNNNNTSGGVGGGGGGSSSSKYQIDDPAASAYHHSSNVGPKLAPPLGPPGGNEYQQHHQHSHSHSHTHTQPFDHMVGQQQDARIPPKVPRNESSSSDTHAHTHGHRWSPLLPMYPPPPPPSPHHHHHHHRPSNESYYSDHPPSLASENRLEPRDSKDNTRDFKGESRDTRELYQIPSGKESRADDNKEPKYDRDRDRDSYHPEYKGDNSKMDKEGYGAEKSHFNWKDQREHHRVGKRYPDTLGGNADPWHASRANLHAPIEKEVGKEGSTTEERDYLETHEAVGENKVDLKAEDRFKEKERKRKDLLKYRDWGERDNKDRNERRSNLQLGSGSGDNKEATREEREADRWGERKDLSKDKEKPREREKDHVKRETWNAAEKENFLNEKETMDISGRTMEQENTILEQKKQKDHDGWRSLDREGRERRKERDADVDGERPEKRPRCYDKESEDGCVDTEGGAEKEREVFNYGVQQRKRMLRPRGSPQVANREPRFRSRAQDNEGSQGKSELSAVIYKVGECMQELMKLWKEHDSCQPDKNVKNSQNGPTLEIRIPAEHITATNRQVRGGQLWGTDVYTNDSDLVAVLMHTGYCRPTASPPPPAVQELRATVRVLPPQDCYISTLRNNVRSRAWGAPVGCSYRVERCCIVKKGGGTIDLEPCLTHTSTVEPTLAPVAVERTMTTRAAASNALRQQRFVREVTIQYNLCNEPWIKYSISVVADKGLKKPLYTSARLKKGEVLYLETHSRRYELCFSGEKMVKATPLSQTPDMEIEKSLTHSMHSANGERNGTIDGENVLLDVFRWSCCKKPLPQKVMQSIGIPLPLEHLEVVEENVDWEDVQWSPTGVSIGGKDYPLARAHFMSPN